Proteins from one Anopheles nili chromosome 2, idAnoNiliSN_F5_01, whole genome shotgun sequence genomic window:
- the LOC128721340 gene encoding uncharacterized protein LOC128721340: MPEHTPAPTPGRAIYGFALFLLFKTLFFMYVVWAFVPTSLFDQLGLTYLPDKYFALFIPILALVAVTLFAFIIYPSLALAMTPDVDDPVTISDTFTIVRCEYRFPDGQCCLQRVEDPFTTGWNAKRLCAKHCSRHIEQQRTVRVANFCDCPYEAHCLLRKDPDYLPTLRNKDPIPAANDINVSKVSRVLYARQ, from the coding sequence ATGCCAGAACACACGCCAGCCCCGACACCCGGTCGTGCCATCTATGGCTTTGCGTTGTTTCTGCTCTTCAAAACCCTCTTCTTTATGTACGTCGTTTGGGCGTTCGTTCCCACTTCGCTATTCGATCAGCTAGGTCTAACGTACCTTCCCGATAAGTATTTCGCGCTTTTCATACCAATTCTTGCACTAGTGGCCGTAACTCTGTTTGCCTTTATAATCTATCCTTCCCTCGCGCTCGCAATGACGCCGGATGTGGACGATCCGGTCACCATTTCGGATACGTTCACTATTGTGCGGTGTGAGTATCGCTTTCCGGACGGTCAGTGTTGTCTTCAGCGGGTCGAAGACCCGTTCACTACCGGATGGAATGCAAAGCGGCTCTGTGCTAAACACTGTTCTCGTCACATTGAACAGCAAAGGACGGTGCGTGTGGCCAATTTTTGCGATTGTCCCTACGAAGCTCACTGCTTGCTTCGTAAGGATCCTGATTATTTACCTACTTTGAGAAACAAAGACCCTATACCAGCAGCAAACGATATAAATGTATCGAAAGTGAGCCGAGTCCTGTACGCAAGacaatga
- the LOC128721344 gene encoding uncharacterized protein LOC128721344 yields MNSNEAIEVHLQIPFPSRREAEIAFDVLRIDSEPKRSFVQRSFELQNNIVLLELSGKQAKNVRVAVTSFFEALLLCCDTLEQFGAPVSEQYDHY; encoded by the exons ATGAATTCGAATGAAGCAATCGAAGT GCATTTACAAATTCCGTTTCCTAGCCGTCGTGAAGCAGAGATAGCGTTTGATGTACTACGTATCGACAGCGAACCAAAACGGAGCTTCGTTCAAAGGTCTTTCGAATTGCAAAATAATATAGTGCTGCTTGAGTTATCTGGCAAACAGGCAAAAAACGTTCGTGTTGCAGTCACATCGTTTTTTGAAGCGCTGCTACTATGCTGTGATACGCTTGAGCAATTTGGCGCACCCGTTTCGGAACAGTACGACCACTATTAG